Genomic DNA from Telopea speciosissima isolate NSW1024214 ecotype Mountain lineage chromosome 2, Tspe_v1, whole genome shotgun sequence:
TTTGAATTATCTAGATAGCCTTCTGTTTCACAGGACAAGTAATTCAAcatctttctcaaagaaaaaggACTTGTGAAATATATATTAGAATGGAAGAGACAACAAAGTGCAGAATCCCATAGTGGATGCTTTTAGCTTATTGAATCAAGAGAGAGATGCCTTCTGCAATCATGTTTCAAGTTAGATCACTAGATGTACATATATTTGGAAAAGCCTTACAGATCACTTAAGTTCTACATGAATGGGCATGCTAGTAAAAAGGCCAGGGAAGGGGTTTTCTCATTATTGCTATCCCTGTGGTTTTAAAACTTAATGATAATATTTCAAGCAACTAAGATAGAAAGTGGCCAGCAATCATTATATGTAATGAATTATTGCTTAAATTCATTAatgttgacaaaaaaaaaaaccttatgtATTAAATTCATTAGTACACAATAGAGTTTGTATGGGACAACTACACAAAAAATATTAGGAAAAGATCAACAAGTACAATTCCTTatgcaaagtaaaataaaataaatatgtcAGTGACTAAATCCATATATTAGTGGATAAGGTGATAACTGTGATATTTAGAGGCCATGAATTGATTCCTCTCTCCATTCTTAAACATCCTATGGTCAACATGCTAGGATTATCactcttgttttatttttggcatatgaCCAAGTAGGCAATTGCAAAGTACGAAGAGTTTGAATTATGTTTCTGGATGAATCTTTGCCATTATACCTTGAATGGACTTGAGtacgtaaaaaaaaaaaaattgaatggatTTCATAGTGATTAAGTTTATTTTCCCATTTATCAAACATTGCTTAAAAAATAATACCCAATGTCCTACTGAAATACAACCCTGTTTCATATCCTCACCTGGATCCAACTGTTACCCCCATAACTACCTTTGTCTTCAATGGTATTGTTTtaaatagaatttttatttttgctgtTTACTTGCATAGGCTTGTTAACTTCTGATCTGATTATCTGGTTGTAATCTTTGAAGATCATAAGCCAAATGGtcgaaatattttttttttttccaaaggtTTTTATTGTGAATAACTTTGACTTTTGGGGCAGTTGATTGTTCAATCTCTGTCTCTGATTGTCTTACTAAAATGATTTTCTGCAGAGAGAAATATTTGCTTCAACATGTCTGGTCTCCAAGATGATAAGTTTTCGCATATGGAAACAACTTGTGGATCTCTTCTCTATGAACTTAAGGTTTTCCTTGAAGCTTCTGTACAAAAGAACAATTATGCATCTTACAATATTTTCCATTTGTTCTtagatctcttctcttctcattcgAAACAGCTGTTTCAAGATAAACCAGTTATGTTTCAATTTTATGCAAACCAGCTATATTGGTCAGACTTTCTGATTTTGTGCTGAATTCAGATTAtatgggatgaagttggcgagtCTGATGGTGAAAGGGATAAAATGCtattagaattagaagaagagtGTCTAGAGGTATACAGAAGGAAGGTGGATCAGGCAAATCGCTGTAGGGCTCAGCTACGGCAAACAATTGCAGATTCTGAGGCAGAGCTCGCAAGCATCTGCTCGGCAATGGGTGACCGTCCAGTGCATATCCGGCAGGTGAGTCTCTGGGCCAAATTTTCAAATAGTTTGTCAGGTTGAAAGAGATTATCAATTCAATTTGCTATTAACTTCATGTTCTAACTAatgccctccccccccccccccccttctttctgATCATTCATCGGCTAGTTAAAAGATCTTCTAACCAACTACTTTGTTTACTTGGTTTGTGTCTTCAGTCTGATCAGAATGCTGGAAGTTTAAAAGAAGAGCTTATGGCCATTCTTCGAGAACTGGAGGAGATGCGAAAGAGGAAATGTGAGAGAAGGAACCAATTCATTGACATCCTTCAGCAAATACAAAAGATCTCAAATGAGATCTGTGGATCCACAAAATATAATCCATCCAATATTATGGTGGATGAAACTGATTTGTCCTTACGAAAGCTTGAAGAGTTGAACAGGCAGCTGCAGGCACTTCAAAAGGACAAGGTTTGACTTTTCGACCCCTATGTCTTCAAGCCTTTTTATGTGTCACAAACTGATCTGATTTTGTTTAAATTCATGTGCAGGGAGAACGTCTGAAACAGGTTCAAGACCACCTTTACACTCTGAACACACTATGTTTAGTGCTTGGAATGGATTTCGAGCGCACAGTTAATGAGGTCCACCCCAGTTTGGATGATTCTGAGGGAACAAAGAACATTAGTGACAATACAATTGAGAGGTTGGCTACTGCAATTCAGACGCTGCGAAAGGTCAAGATAGAGAGGATGCAGAAAGTAAGTAATTGGAGTTGAATGTACGTATTGTATTCATGTTCTTTGTCATTAAAACTTTTCTGTTAGTAGTACTAAGCTTTCAAGCTGTGGCAGCTTCAAGATCTGGCAACAACAATGTTGGAGCTGTGGAATTTAATGGATACACCAATTGAGGAGCAGCTGATGTTTCAGAATGTCACCCGTAACATAGCTGCTTCCGAACATGAAGTAACAGAACCCAACATACTCTCTGAGGACTTCATTAATTATGTAAGtggataatcatattaacccaAATTGCCTTATTTAGGTTTGGTACTTGTTTTTTTGTAAGACTTCTTTCCATGAAGTAAGCTCAAATGAATTCATTATGCAGGTTGGGGCAGAAGTATCAAGACTTGAAGAACTGAAAGCAGGCAAGATGAAAGAGCTTGTTCTGAGGAAGAGATCAGAGTTGGAGGAGATTTGGCGGCGGACACGCATGGTAGCAGAGGCAGATAGTGCAATGGAATACGCAATTGAAGCTATTGAATCAGGTCAGAAAGATTGATAGTATATATCATTTTTTAAGAGTTCTGTATTCACACACAATAATAGAAATACTAGCCTCTTTACTGTGCATTAATAAACCTGTTTCTTTTCTTGCAGGTGCTGTAGATCCTGCTACTGTCTTGGAACAACTTGAGCTTCAAATTGCAAAAGCGAAAGAGGAAGCATTTAGCAGGAAAGAAATACTTGAAAAGGTTGAAAAATGGTTAGGTGCATGTGAGGAGGAGTGCTGGCTTGAGGAGTACAACATGGTAGGAAATTGTGGTCTTCTggaggaatttttatttcattatgtCCTTGTTTTCATGGCTTCATTTTTCCATACAATGATGTTACAGGATGAAAATCGCTATAATGCTGGTAGAGGTGCCCATCTCATGCTGAAGCGTGCTGAAAAAGCTCGTTCCACAGTGAACAAACTTCCAGGTGCATATGTTGCATCATGCATTGTTATACCGGATGGAGAGGTCTTGGTTTATTGATGTCTTTGTGACTCCACCAATTGAGCTTAAGCTTCTTAATATAGTTTCTAATGTCCTGGTCCAATATTGAAAAGTCTGAAATGATTACTGAGGACATCATTTAAGGGCAGTTTTGACCTTTCGTATTACTTGTCGTTGTGGATTATTTGGGTATATATTCAATTTCCTAAATTTCTTGATTTGCTTGGTGTTGGACCAGCAATGGTGGACGCGTTGGCATCAAAAACCATGGCATGGGAGAAAGACAGAGGCGTGGAATTCACATACGATGGTGTAAGCACACTTCCCTTTTAATCTGTCAAAACTTTTGAACATCTCATTTAAAGTCTGCCAAGTCAAAACATTGAATTTATATTAGCTGTGTTGGACTAAATACTGTCTAGTTTATAATGATTTTATGGTTTTTCCAACTTGGCATCTGTCCTAGAATCATCCTAGTGCtttatttccattttatttatgcACATGTTGGTGAACTCTTGTTATTATCTGCTATATAGATTCGGCTTCTTGCTATGCTGGAAGAGTACAGTGTATTAAGgcaagaaaaagaacaagaacgCCAAAGGCAGCGGGTATGCACTCCGATCTAGAACCAATCTTTATTAAATCATGCATGATTTATGACATTTGTAACCAAATCAACCATTGCAGGATCAAAAGAAACTTCAAGAACAGTTAATAGCAGAACAGGAAGTGCTTTTTGGATCAAAACCAAGCCCTTCAAAGCCCCCCCTGAGTGGAAAAAAGGTGCCGAGAACTTCAACCGGTGGTCCAGGTAGCAAAAGACTTTCCCTCGGTGGAGTGATGCTGCAAACTCCTAAACCTGATCCACTTAACTCCACAAAAGCTACTCCTCAATCACGCACAGTCAAGAAGGGTCTATTGCAAAATGACTCACATAACCACTATCAGGATGAAGGTTTTGCAGCTTTATCTACATGTTATTCTTTTCCATGTTCTATTTCCTTCGTAAACTTTTACAGACTAGGTGGTCGGAGAGGCTTGGATTGTCCttgatatttatgttctgtgtaatttaaaatttatttaggTCGGAGAGGCTTGGATAGTGCTGGTCTCTCAGTGACACAGCACTCTGTCAACGCTGCAAATGCTGGTGATGTTGAATCCATGTTGCGGAAGCCATTCTCTCCTGTCTCTGAGGTCAACACAACAAACTTGATGGAAGACATGAACAAAGCACAGAAAATATTTCCAAGTAACAACACAGCAATGACCACACCATCCAAATTGGCTTCTCTTCCTGATGAAGAGGAGAACATGACCCCCAAGGCAAGACCAGTTCCAGTCCCTGCTACCCCTTCAACTGTGTCTGTACCCATGCAGACTGCCATAACTCCGGTTCCATCTTCTGTCCTTTTTGGAGCTAACACCATGGGCGAGAAGCCTGAAGAGATTGAATACTCATTCGAGGAGAGAAGAGCTGGTTTCATCCTTCCCCAGACACATCTGAAGTCTACTATACAAGTTTGACACGCTGGATGAACTTGATCAAGTTGGTCTGTCTTGCTTTTCTTACTTCTTGTGGTATATAAAGCCAATTGTTATTGGCTTTTCATATTCATGTACATACTACATACTCAATTGTTATTGCCTTCTATCGATGTGGGTGTTCCTACTTCtctaatggttttttttttttttggtggtacaATTTGGATTTCTCAACAACaagatgatattttttttcttctggttaGATGCTAAGCTATGGACCTGCTTGGTAACAGTCTTTTCAGTGGATTGATTTTGTTAGTTTTTCATTTGATTAGGGGAAGATGGAAGATGAACCTGGATTGAAGTGGTGAAAAAAGGACATGAGTGCTTGTACTTTTATAGTAACTATGACTTTAAGGGTGGAACTGGTTTCGTGTAGCTGATCCAAAAATTATTGGGGAGGGGGAGTCTTAGTTTGAGTATATTTGAAGTGCTTGACCTAATTTTGCTTATTGATCAGAATAGCTGATCAATTCTCAGCAGTCTTCTTCCTTGCAGTTACAGGccatgaaaaataaattctcaaACCCCCAGTGGTTTTTGGTTGGAAGGCTTATACCACAAAATACACGAGGAACATGGGAAATGCTTTCAAATGCCTGAGCAATTAAGTTGAAAAATAGGTATTAGTCCTTTATTAGTTAGATTATCATCCGTTTTCTTTTGACTAACAGCGTCAAGAACCCTGATGCGCCCCTAAAAGAGTCAAGGCAATGGTGCTTTACGATCAGTTTGACCACAGGGAGAGACTGCCCTACGATCAACCCAACAGTTTCCGTAGGATATATTTTGATCTCTAGAATTTAACATAGATGCATCCTTGTTCCTTCTGCTACCCAACAATTAACTTCGTACCGGCTCAACTCAACTCATccatatcccaactaaatggggtcagctagaGGGATCCTATTTCGCCAATCAATTCTATTTAAAGCCGTAATAGTTATCAATTCTAAGCTATGCTCCTCACCACTTATCTTAAAAGTCATTTTAGGCttccctagctcttttagctcctctaatTTGAATCATAGCACTCCTTACCGATGTCCATGCCGTTTCAAATGACTTTCTCTTagtttatcatgtattggagctactcctaaGTTAGCTCTATTTTTTtccattccttattttatctttc
This window encodes:
- the LOC122652525 gene encoding 65-kDa microtubule-associated protein 3-like, encoding MSGLQDDKFSHMETTCGSLLYELKIIWDEVGESDGERDKMLLELEEECLEVYRRKVDQANRCRAQLRQTIADSEAELASICSAMGDRPVHIRQSDQNAGSLKEELMAILRELEEMRKRKCERRNQFIDILQQIQKISNEICGSTKYNPSNIMVDETDLSLRKLEELNRQLQALQKDKGERLKQVQDHLYTLNTLCLVLGMDFERTVNEVHPSLDDSEGTKNISDNTIERLATAIQTLRKVKIERMQKLQDLATTMLELWNLMDTPIEEQLMFQNVTRNIAASEHEVTEPNILSEDFINYVGAEVSRLEELKAGKMKELVLRKRSELEEIWRRTRMVAEADSAMEYAIEAIESGAVDPATVLEQLELQIAKAKEEAFSRKEILEKVEKWLGACEEECWLEEYNMDENRYNAGRGAHLMLKRAEKARSTVNKLPAMVDALASKTMAWEKDRGVEFTYDGIRLLAMLEEYSVLRQEKEQERQRQRDQKKLQEQLIAEQEVLFGSKPSPSKPPLSGKKVPRTSTGGPGSKRLSLGGVMLQTPKPDPLNSTKATPQSRTVKKGLLQNDSHNHYQDEGRRGLDSAGLSVTQHSVNAANAGDVESMLRKPFSPVSEVNTTNLMEDMNKAQKIFPSNNTAMTTPSKLASLPDEEENMTPKARPVPVPATPSTVSVPMQTAITPVPSSVLFGANTMGEKPEEIEYSFEERRAGFILPQTHLKSTIQV